The genome window agaaaccccttttaaacgactcctagtccacgtaaaccaacgaaaaaggttcgggagtcacatttgacgaaggggaaggcaaggataaaaatccaaggcaccccttcgacctagccaaggctagttgcgtgatttaatcaaaaattttcttgttttaaccaaagaatttattacatttggatgtactacatgaatgcaaaccctagacctagggggacatggggggtaaaatttctctccaaagcttgagtgatgccaatcacattaattgtgaagcccaataatgatcctttggagaggtcacgaataatgcgagtgagatgcaaatgaatggaatgcatgtatgcaatgtgaggacatgagtttaaaaaagtaataaaaacaataaatatgtaaatgaaaatgtgcacgtgagtgggcaaggtacggtatgtgaaatgataatatgaagtgcatgtgtgcaagtgatgataaagtGTTCgcgtgcaagtgaagaaacataaaggtgcacgtgtgcaaaatgggaggaaagatgaaagtgtgatgagggcataaaatggtagagtggatttaaaaatgcatgagcctagggaattcatgcatattgggtacggggagacctaaatcgtgactcaatttgcccttttatagagggaatacaagcgtgctaaggcttagaaaaagccacactcgtctatatcccatatttaaggggactcacaagcaaatgaaccctataactagcaagaaatgcaaaaatcctaaaatggagggaaaaggggttcgaggggcatgcaaaatgataaaactaagaaaaatgcatgacatgtaatgaacatgcaaacatgtactaacgaggggaaatccctaagggtctagcgttggactagcccattctatgaattccgactagcgttggactagcggaaacgtacattcatccatcacattcattcatggctatggaaagcgagtagacatgccaaacactcataaacacatagcacataacatttagcatgctcgactagatgcaagaccctaacaaagcaaattaacacgtagcaactaagcatgcaagacacataagacgattaaagccctaactattacatttgctagctaggcacatgacttcgataggtcttcattgaatgctcctccaagccctatctattacaagccaagaggtgtacacataccccataaagaataacttaaataaaactACAAGAAAAATTATATTTGGAGGCGCAACAAAATGATGCAATAGGAAACTTTTAGAGGCACTTAGACTATTGAGGCGCACACATCAAATGTCTACTAAACTACCCGTTTGGAAAAGGTTGGAGGCGTTTCTTAACGTCATGTTTAATGAATTTGATGCATTCACAATTGCCATGATAGAAATTGCAAATAGGCACACACCAATGCCTCTAAAGATGCCCTATAAAGGCACTTTACTTGGTATTATTTTTGCTCTTTTTAGGACACTTTTACATGTTGCCAAAAAGTAATTGTCTAGGCACAATGAAGTGCATTATATACATTAATGGAGGCAGTTTATAGTGTAGTGTTTACCTATCTTTCAAGGCATTTTCTACCATTGTAAAAAGGAATCTCCAAACACTCAAAAAGTGTCACGATATGTGGTtttactaggtgcattagtttcAATGTCGGCATTGGCAAGTGCCTCAATAGATGTCttttttttgtgcaattttcatCTAAATTTTCTACTCTAATCTCCTAATACAATACGCCAAACACATAATATGCAATTGTAAGACAGCCACTATGCCAAAGAATATAAATCTGCTTGACAGTAAAAAACTGGTGACATCCTAAATAAAGCAAAAAGTTCCACAAATCTGAAGTTAATTCAAAAACTAGCATTAATACTTCTTTAAACAAAAGGCTGTCATCCAACTCTTGCAATAGAATCCAGCAACATTCTCAAGAACACAAAATATTCCACAAATTTGAACTCAAAAACTAGTATTGCTTCTCTAAACAAAAGGCTGCTGTCCAACTCTTGCTTCTCTAACAAAAGGCTGATGTCCAACTCTTGCTTCTCCAAACAAAAGGCTACTGTCAATCCTCATGAATCTTCACCTATAAAATTAGTAGATTAAGTAAGAACACCACTTCATTATCCATCCAACTtacaaatatttgtaaagaaaaaaacTTGAACAATCTTGTGTCAAATTATACCAATTTCAGTGGCCAAGCAATCGGTGCACCAAgtgcatcttcaattgtttgCAATAGCCCATAAGGCCTAATCAATTGTTCATTGCGTTCCATCACGATTTGTACTAGTATTTCACACCAACATGGTCCTAATGGTTGTCCACCAACAACTTTAGAAGGATCAATTCCTTGGAGGCGACCAATAGCTAGACATTTTGTTGGATCAAACAAGCTGAAAATATCCACCCAATCACCTTCCTACAAGATAATTTGAAGTCATAGAATTGAATTAGGtagatttatttttttaaaaaaatttggtagAGTTTCCCCTGCATTTTGAgcatttctccaattttcagcaataaaactTAATAACCATGACTTTACTAAGTTGAAATTACCATGTTTTACTATTCAGTATAACCAAACAAAATAGCAGTTTAATGAATCAACAAGTTTCAAACAACAAAAGTGAGTATCCTCATATGGTATAATCACAAtaaattcttgaaaaataatCATGAATATACCTGAAGAGAACGAGCACCCATAGGAGATTTTGAAACATGATTAGAGGACGTTGAATTTATCGAGCCACCAGTTTTTGAGCCACTATTTTGCTGCTGACACACCATTGCTTTGAGCTCTGCAAGTTCTTTGGCTTGGTCTTTCAGCTGCTGATCTTGCTCAGCAAATTTATCTTCCATCTTAGAAATTGCTGCCTTTTGCTCCATAACGATACGCTGACAAGTGCTGCGACTAGGTACGTTACCCCATTTGTCTGATGGTGTCACACCTAGACCATACATGCGCACACGCCCATTGTTATCTTCCCCAAATACTTGGGCAAATGCATCATTACGACCAACATCATCATTAGAACCAGGGGGAAGTTGGCTAACTTTTTCCTTCAAAGCTTGCTGTATTTAAAATCCAGAAAAAATTCAATATTACTAAAGTCGATTATCTTACATTAATGAAGATAAAATCAGTCCTAAGTTAGTAGACAATTTAAGTCATTTAGAGTACTAATTTCATCAACCAATTAATAACTTACTAATGTAGCTGCAACGTCATCATTTCCCGGGTTTCCGTTTGAGTCAGTATAACAGTGTTCGAACATATCAACTCGTGATGGGAGATGACCTAATTTTTTCATCTATAGAAAATGAAGTCTTCATAAGACCACTAGGTGATACAAGAAAAAACTAAATGAAACTAAAAGGTTTAAAAGATTTACCAATTTCTTTCGAATTTGAGCATACGATTTCTTCCCTGTCTTATGATTCATTGTTTTCTTAGCCCGACTCATCTTATTCTTCTCGCTGGTATTctgaaattatagaaaaataGTGAAAACTTATAATCTCAACATAATGCTTGATATTTAATAGTTAAAACAGTTATACCTTTGTTTCCTCTAAGCTCCAGTAAGCCAGAAGATTTCTCCACTGATCTTTCAAGATCCGCTGATCCCTATTGTTAATTTGACTCTCAATGGATTCATTTGGATTGTAATATTTTGCCTTTAAAGCTGATTTCCAATTTCTCCATTTTTTGCCGATTGATTTCAAAGTCCAAAAATCTGCACCTGGAGGAAGACGAAATTTTTCCTACAATAACACCTCAAATAGTTAGATCCATATTTTTGTCATATAAAGGGTACAGCTGTATATTTGCATCAAGCAAAATGTGCATTACCTTCACCAATACAAGCATGTCTTGCTTCTTATCATTTGTCATTTCACGCCAATCTGTCACGTCTAGAGGAGCATACTTTCCATTTCTTGCTATTGTTCCTAAGAACTCAGTAAATTTGGACTTGTTCTTGCCAACAGGCTCACCATCCTTATCAAATCTAACTTTGTACCGATGACAACTACTAGGTTTACCCCATATTTCTGTCATATATGTTGGCCCTCTAGTTTTTCTTTGTGAATTTTCATCTGCATTTTCTTCATCTATAACCATGAAATATGACACCGGTGAATTTCATtaccaaaagaaactagtaGAACTAAAAGTTTTGAAACTGAATCTCAAGAATGAAAATCAGAACTGGGCATGACTTATTAGAGATGTACCTGTAGAGTTAGGCTCCTCAATGTGAATCTGATTTTCAGCTATATCCTCGTGTTGATCAACAAGTGTATTTCCAGTAATCTTCTGTCTTTTAGTCCTTGCCATTCCTACAAATAAAAacatttaacaaataaaagaacACAAATACAAAAAGGATAGCAAAATCTCAAACGAATATGATAATAGAAAGGCTACAACTAGACTGAAAATTTTCATCTACTAACAAATCAATTTTAAAGTGCAAGTAAGTaagttaaaacagaaattttaaaaTAGACAAATGCAAAGACACAACAAGGTTAATCTGAATTTGCATCTACAAAAAAATGCATGTGAAATTGCAACCACGTTTATAGTTACAACTTTTACAGTTTTAATAGCAAAAACCAAACATTTCAACAATTCAGGCTAGTGGAGTATTTCATCTCCATCATCTTCTCGAACCCATCGAATGTCTTCATTCTCATTGTCCATTTGAGTTGTTGAGGTAATTGTGCTCTGCAAATACATCTCAATATCACATACGGGGTCCATCATAAACTCATTCCTAGGAGATGTAGCAACAACAACACTCCAGCCTTCAGCTAAAGGGtcttcaacataaaaaacttGTGAAACTTGGGTTGCTATCACATATGGCTCAGGGTGAGGCTTTACATTCTTGAAGTTGGCCAATGTGAATCCATCCTCATCTTGCTTTAATCTTTTGCCTTTTGATATCCAATCACATTCAAATAAGGTGACAGTTCGGCCTTCAGTGTAATTTAACTCAAGGATATTCGTCAAAATACCATAGTAAGCCAAGTCACTTAAAATTGGATTATTATCTTTAGTACTCGAAAAGCTTGATGTTGTTGCATTGACAAGAACCCCACTATTCTGAGTTTTCCTCTGAGATTCTAATTGTCTTGTATGGAAGCGAAAGCCATTGACAAGAATCTTTTGATATGTTCTCCCCACATTATTTGGACCCCTAGCCAGAAGTTTCAAATCTTTGGAGATGTCAACACCATCAGCCACTTGAATCTGCTTAACCTATTATATACAAAATGTAACAATGacaaatttcttcttttatgcataaaaaaaaaagataatagaaCCTGTAAGATTGTTGAGCTTACATGGTCCGAAAACCAATCTGCAAAGTTCTCACAATGAATACGCTCAATGACATGTTTTCCAGCACATGGATTTTGCTCCTCCACCATTTTATGGTGTTGGCTGCATATAGAAACTCACTAAGTATTTAACatatataattttttgaatTGAAAGGAATTTACTTACTCAACATATGGCTTGATGTGGTCGCAATTAAATAGCACATATTGATgtgcttttctcaaaatttcattgctgaaatttgttggaGTTCCTTTTCCTAATGGACGACATGAACTGGAAAATACATCGAAGCCTTCACTTGAGGTGTTGCCCACATCATCATTTCTACTTGTCCGATTAAACTTCGTTTCAACATAATCAGCTAGGTATAAGGAACAAAAATTCAAACATTCCTCAGCTAAATACCCTTCAGCAATACAGCCTTCTGGTCGACTTCTATTTCGGACGTAGGATTTCAAAGTTCCTAAATACCTTGACAAGGCAAGTTTTAATTCAGGTTTAGAATATTGAGATGAAGTTAATGataaaaaatgtctaaaattttcaaaatacttCACTTAAATATTTCATGAGTACCTTTCTATAGGATACATCCACCGATAATGGACAGGCCCTCCTATTTTTGCTTCGCTAACCAAATGAACAGCTAGATGTACCATCACATTAAAAAAggatggtggaaaaatcctttcTAATTGACAAAGTATGATACCAATCTCTTTTTCCAAATGAACTAAATCTGCTGGATCCAAAACTTTGGAGCACAACTTGCGAAAATACCTGCTCAATTTGACTAAAGGAGAGCGAACTGCTTTTGATAAAGTCCTGCGCAGAGCTATTGGGAGAAGTTGTTGCATCAAAATATGGTAATCATGACTTTTTAATCCAGAAATTTTTGGTGGCTTTACTTTAACACATCTAGAAATATTTGCTGCGTAGCCATCTGGAACTTTTATCCCTTTCAAAACTTTGCAAAAtatctctttttccttctttttcattGTAAAGCAAGCTGGAGGCAGAACACTCCTACCATTTCCCTTCTCAATGGGATGCAATTCTGATCTTATACCCATATCACGAAGGTCAAGACGTGACTTTTTATTATCTTTGGTTTTTTCCAGATTCAACAATGTAGCCACAATGATCTCACAGATGTTCTTCTCAATGTGCATAACGTCAAGATTATGACGTATCATATTGTCTTTCCAATAGGGCAAATCAAAGAAAATACTtaattttttccaattaaatGGCAATTCTGGATTGTCACTAACTGTCTTCCCAAGTTTAATACTATAACCAGCTAACTCATCTAAAATTGTAGACCCCATTAACCTTCCTGGTGGTTTTCCATACTCTACAGCTCCATTGAAAGATTTAGCATCTTTGCGAAATGGATGGTTCATTTCCAAGTACCTTCGATGCCCCATATAGCAATATTTTCCCCAATTTTGCAGATGCTGTGAAGATGTGTATTTATGGCATACAGGACATGCAAGTTTTCCTTTAGTGCTCCATCCGGAGAGGATTGCATAACCTGGAAAGTCACTGATGGTCCATAAAAGTGCTGCACGAAGTtgaaagttttcttttcttgatgcaTCATATGTATTCACTCCAACATCCCACAATTCCTTTAATTCTGCTATGAGAGGTTTTAAATATATATCAATATTATTTCCTGGTGCAAATGGACCGGGTATCAACAATGACAACATAAAGTTCGGTTGTTTCATACACATCCATGGCGGCAAATTATATGGCATCAATATTACCGGCCAAGTGCTATGAGTTGAACTCATATTTTTGAATGGGTTAAATCCATCTGATGCTAGGCCCAACCTCACATTACGAGAATCTTGAGAAAATTCTGGATGATGAAAGTCAAATGTTTGCCAAGATGGAGAATCAGCAGGGTGCCTCATGTTACCATCCTTAGTACGACCTTCTGCATGCCATCTCATATGGCCTGCAATTTTGGAGGACATAAATAGGCGTTGTAACCTATGTTTTAGGGGAAAATGCCATAAAACCTTATGCGGTATTTTTCTTCCCTCACCAGTCGGATCATTTTCAGATTTAACCCATCTAGATTCTTTACATGTTTCACAATGCTTTCTTCTTGCATCTACCCCCCAATACAAAGTGCAGTCATTCGGACATGCATCATATTTATCATACCCAAGTCCTAATTCCTTCATTAACTTTTCAGCTTCATAATAAGACTTAGGCAAACCATCCATCGCATCTGGAAAGGCTTCTTTCAACAAATCAAGTAACATATCAAAAATTTTGTTGCTGAGTTTACCAAGGCATTTGAGGTGAAGCAGCCGAATCATAAAGGAAAGTTTTGAGAATCTTTTACATCCAGAGTAAAGCTCTTTGTTAGAATTATCAATTAGATTGTAAAACTTTTCAGCTTCTACATTGGGCAATTGGCTTTTGTATTCAGTTCCATCTATCCTTGTATAATCTTGTTCAggaattcccattgcatcatgAACCAAACCATGCATGTCATCAAGTTCATCCCGTACCCCATGTGAGATATCATAGGAAGTAGGTTTTGGTGCACTAGAGTAAACAAATTCTCCATGAGCTGCCCAATGGGTGTATCCTTTAACAAAACCATAAACTTTCAAATGAAGTTCTGCATTCTCCCTGGTAATACATACACCACACTTACATTCTTTACATGGACATAATATCATCCCATTTATACTTGAATTCTGGAATGCATAATCTAAGAATTTTTGCAAACCATCCCAATATTCTTTGCTTCGTCTATTCTTTTGCATCCAAGTTTTATCCATATTCTGTAACCATGACAAATTTAACCTTAAaatatacacatacatacatatacatatacatatataagcaaaAGAAAGCAATTAAGAATAATATTAACAAAGTGCATCACTCATacaacaaaaaaattattaggaTACCAAGAAGCTATTTGAAAGTCAACGAGAAGGTCACTGTTTGAGATAAAAGCACAAGACATGAGAACCCCAAAGGTTTTCCGCTACTAGCCATTTATCACGTGTCACCAAGTAAATAGTTTTTTACACAAATCAATGTTAAGAATAAAATTTGCAGGTCATATAATATATCTACTGCAATGACACtccagtttaaaaaaaattaagaatccaAATGAccaaaagatgaaaatgaaCGTACATTACAGgttcaaacaaatgaacaaattTAATATCATATATGTAACTTAATCtaattcctaataaaaaagaacACAAGAATATAAGTTGGCTTGTACCTCTAGCGAAATCAATGTGCAACgtcttcaaaatgatttcttttcACAGATAGCTATCTTCAATTCAAACCTGTGGTGAAACATTAATGAACTTTagtaaaattttaatattttgaatagGTGCTATACGTACTTCTCTAATTATTCaacaagaaaaataacatcagcTTGCAAATTTCTTGaagaatatttttaaaaaatgagaaagaaCCAAAAGTGCTGAATGacttttcctaattattctGAAACAAACAGAACAGGGCATGAAAATATAAATGCACCAACATATATAAATGCATCAGCTTACTATGCAAACAGAACAAGGCATGCACATTATTATGAAGCAAACAGAACAAGGCATCAGCTTACTTTCTCTATGTACATATATAAATGCACCAACATATGCACGAAAATGATCCAAGGCATGCACATTTTCCCCATGTGAACAGAAAACCACAAATGCAAATTATTCTCATTGAATAACATTTTCATAAAAAGCATTGGGATAGTAGGAATTTTAtttaaactcaagaaataaaaagatTTTATGTTCATGTTTGAGGGACCAACTTCGCTTTACAAGTTAAAATTTAGAAACC of Coffea arabica cultivar ET-39 chromosome 5c, Coffea Arabica ET-39 HiFi, whole genome shotgun sequence contains these proteins:
- the LOC113689347 gene encoding uncharacterized protein, translated to MDKTWMQKNRRSKEYWDGLQKFLDYAFQNSSINGMILCPCKECKCGVCITRENAELHLKVYGFVKGYTHWAAHGEFVYSSAPKPTSYDISHGVRDELDDMHGLVHDAMGIPEQDYTRIDGTEYKSQLPNVEAEKFYNLIDNSNKELYSGCKRFSKLSFMIRLLHLKCLGKLSNKIFDMLLDLLKEAFPDAMDGLPKSYYEAEKLMKELGLGYDKYDACPNDCTLYWGVDARRKHCETCKESRWVKSENDPTGEGRKIPHKVLWHFPLKHRLQRLFMSSKIAGHMRWHAEGRTKDGNMRHPADSPSWQTFDFHHPEFSQDSRNVRLGLASDGFNPFKNMSSTHSTWPVILMPYNLPPWMCMKQPNFMLSLLIPGPFAPGNNIDIYLKPLIAELKELWDVGVNTYDASRKENFQLRAALLWTISDFPGYAILSGWSTKGKLACPVCHKYTSSQHLQNWGKYCYMGHRRYLEMNHPFRKDAKSFNGAVEYGKPPGRLMGSTILDELAGYSIKLGKTVSDNPELPFNWKKLSIFFDLPYWKDNMIRHNLDVMHIEKNICEIIVATLLNLEKTKDNKKSRLDLRDMGIRSELHPIEKGNGRSVLPPACFTMKKKEKEIFCKVLKGIKVPDGYAANISRCVKVKPPKISGLKSHDYHILMQQLLPIALRRTLSKAVRSPLVKLSRYFRKLCSKVLDPADLVHLEKEIGIILCQLERIFPPSFFNVMVHLAVHLVSEAKIGGPVHYRWMYPIERYLGTLKSYVRNRSRPEGCIAEGYLAEECLNFCSLYLADYVETKFNRTSRNDDVGNTSSEGFDVFSSSCRPLGKGTPTNFSNEILRKAHQYVLFNCDHIKPYVDQHHKMVEEQNPCAGKHVIERIHCENFADWFSDHVKQIQVADGVDISKDLKLLARGPNNVGRTYQKILVNGFRFHTRQLESQRKTQNSGVLVNATTSSFSSTKDNNPILSDLAYYGILTNILELNYTEGRTVTLFECDWISKGKRLKQDEDGFTLANFKNVKPHPEPYVIATQVSQVFYVEDPLAEGWSVVVATSPRNEFMMDPVCDIEMYLQSTITSTTQMDNENEDIRWVREDDGDEILH
- the LOC113689346 gene encoding uncharacterized protein; the protein is MFLFVGMARTKRQKITGNTLVDQHEDIAENQIHIEEPNSTDEENADENSQRKTRGPTYMTEIWGKPSSCHRYKVRFDKDGEPVGKNKSKFTEFLGTIARNGKYAPLDVTDWREMTNDKKQDMLVLVKEKFRLPPGADFWTLKSIGKKWRNWKSALKAKYYNPNESIESQINNRDQRILKDQWRNLLAYWSLEETKV